The genomic window CTGTGATGACTAGCTCGCTGTGTAGCAACGGCGATACCCTAAACAGCATCTACTAAACATCTTGACGTATATCATTCTAATATTTTTATTGGCTGCTCTCAGCATGGGGGCCAACATGATCGTGACCCACAGCCATAATTGAAATCGCGATGAACATGCCTACAATGTTCAACTGCTCAGTTGGTTAAACGAACACTAACAGGCCCGCCCCACTGTCACCGAACAAAGACTGCTAGGAGAACTACAGACCTTTACGCAACATGTACAGGAAGATATTGTGAATGTGTCGGACAGCGCTACCGTTGTCATatgtaataaacacacaacGATGTTAGTTAcgaagaccaaaaaaaataaaaaatacgtgtacgtgtacgtgtacatacacgtgtgtgtgtgtgtgtgtatgtatatatatatatatatatatatatatatatatatatatgtaatgtattGTTACACTGAATTATTGATCGTGTTGTGGGCTGCTGCATGATACATGTGTTGGGGCCAGGCCCCACCGGCCCCTGATGTAGAGAcgcccccccttttttttgtctctagtctctcgctagtcactcatatcaagaacacaaccaaagctgccttttatcacctccttAACAtagctaaaattaggccctttctaagtatggctgatgcagaaaccattgttcacgcattcgtcacgtctcacctcgattactgcaatgttctttactctggtctgtctgcctctagtaccaatagtcttcagccgGTCCGGAATGCTGCTGCAAGAATTCTGATCAGAAtgaggaagtttgatcacattacccctgtcctggcttcccttcattggctcccaattcgtgcaagggcagattttaaggtcctcttattaacatctaaaattttacatgggcttgcaccttcctacctgtctgacttaattacaccctataacccaccttgcaccctgcgctctcaagattctggactattagtcattccattccaagagttaaaaagaagtccgctaacaaccgagccttttcctatcGCTCTCCCTTCCGCTGGAATGGTTTACAAattctctccatacctttaaaaccagactaaaggcttatctattttctcaaatttacgcataatataattttgatttgactttgttatagacatgtaaagccctttgagactataaatagtgatattaggctctaaataaacattattattattattattattattattattattattattattattatcaaagAAATGGAAGGTAACCTTTCATATCAAAGAAATGGAAGAGCCTCCTAATTTTGGTAACAAATCTTCTCTTGGACAGTCTCGGTGcatgactgaacacacaaaaacacttgaCTTTTTACAATGTTATGCATTAATGCTGAATCACTAGCCTCTCATTAAGTGTGCTTCTGTCTCCTTTAGATTATTGACCCCTTTGTGGAAGTGGAGATCATCGGCCTTCCAGTGGACTGCTGCAAAGAGCAGACCAGGGTCGTGGATGACAATGGTAGGATCACTTTGTTTGTCCATGTGTATGCATGATGTGCGTCACATGGCTGGTTCAATAGCTCTGAATTACAGGTGAACTCTCAGCTGCCTGTGAAGATAAAAGATTTTGGACTGATTGTGAAATACTTCTGGGTATCTGTAAGACTGAAAATTGCCTGTGTGGTTAATACTGTCCTCCAATCTCAAGAAAAGACAgttctcttcctgtttctctcacatCACGCAGAGATGATATTATGAATCCTTTTTAACATTATACAGTGTGATGAGGTATGATGTACATTTAAACCATTTTCCTGTGCAGTCATTTGCTGTTGATTTTGTATCTTCTCGTTGATTTAACTAGCTAGTAATAATGATGAACAACTTTCTCTTTAAGGAAACCAGACCCCTTTTAATGAGGCTTGTTGAATTGTTTACGTGACATTTGCCTTAACTATAGTGAAGAGACATTCTGTTACAACCGTTATTAATTTCCCCATCAAGCATCACTGGGTAGAACTCTTGGCATCATGGAAGAATTCACACAACATAGAACTTGTAGTCTTTTTCTGTAGTCTATGTAAGTCAAACTGTTAACAATGGATTCTAAATAGAGTTACAACAGTGTCTGAACGTGGAGTGGTTTTAATAAGGAACGGTTTGAATGCAGGGTGTATTGATCACTGCTTACAAGTTCATATAGCAAATGTACATATGCAGACCTGCTCAGAAACTGGTTCCTGCCTTTGGTGAGACATAGTCTTGTGGAAATGAGCAGCTAAGTTGGTTTAAATGCATCTGACTCCTAATTTTATTGATCTAAGCCCCTTCAGCTAAATTGGAAGTATGAGTCAAGCTATTCATTTGTCGCCTCTTTAGCTAGCTCTCACAGTGCAGGATTATGGATACcagaaatgattcattttagGTTTGAGGAATGAATATCGATTGGAAAAAGAACTCATTGATGAGTGACAAAGGCAGAATGTACTTTGCTCATTATTACTGCACTGATTGCAAGTTACAGTGGGATTTGGTGATCTTGTTTATGCTGGCATTTAATGTTCCCATTAATGTTATTTTCCACTGAAGAGGActcatgtgtgggtgtgtttatttttattcaatTATCATTATGTATTTTCTGCTGACACACATTTTATGTCAGCAAAATCAACACACGCACATCTACCACTTAAATGTTTAGTGTATAATTACTGATACCCTAGTGTATGCAGTGGAATGACACTTAAGTCACCCTTCTGTTGAATTTATGGTCGTATAGAAAAGTATGTAGTAACCATTATGATCATTTCATGTGATAACTGACTTTGCCCCCTATTTTAACAAGTTTTAAAAGGTCGTAGGATTGAGTGTGCGGGTGAGCTTGTGTTCTGCATTTTCGTGTTTTATAAGTCTGATGGGTATGTGTTCCCTTCTCAGGCTTTAACCCAGTGTGGGAGGAGACTCTGTCCTTCACTTTGCACATGCCTGAGGTGGCACTGGTGCGTTTCCTGATCTGGGATCATGACCCGATTGGACGTGACTTTGTGGGCCAGAGAACCCTAGCATTTAGCAGCCTCATGCCAGGTGAGAGAGTAGATTTCTGGCAAACATTCCCTGTGTAATGTCTGATTCCAAATCAATTACAGTATTTCAGTGCAGAGAATCCAGGACCTCTGTTGTAGCTTTTTGCCAGATAAATGCATTTACTATGTCTGAATGTATGAGAACAGTTGAGAACTCAGTTTTGTCATCTCGCCTGAGTCTAAGGCTCAATGTTAATGCTTCAGGTGTTTGGCTTTGATGTATATGTAGTTGTACTTCACTGCCACTGAAACCAATGTCAGAgaacacactcctctcctcctacCACTCTCACTATGTCATTATCTGTTTTTTCCTCAGGTTATAGACATATTTACCTGGATGGGCAGACAGAGGCCTCTATCTTTGTCCACATTACTGTCCATGAGATTTATGGCAAGGTTGGTGCTTTCTGTTTTGAGCCAGAGGACATTTCCATTCACTCTGTAATTATGCTGAgctgtgacattatttttttctaatccTTCAGACCTTTCTCATTTTGTCgaaaatgcaaaaacataaaaaaaaacagtgcagcaTTTGGGAAATTCAGTGGTAAAATATTAGACAATCTTGCTTGGTCTTTGACCGTATTCAAACTCTTCAGAACTCTTTACTTTCCAGTGGAGTCCCCTAGTCCTCAACCCCAGCTATACCATAATGCACTTTCTAGGAGTTAACAAGGTATTCTGGATATTTCAGTGTACTGCATGGCACTGCATGACTTGACTTGACTATGTGTCAATGTGACATACTCCATGTGAAAAAATCTACATACTCTGTATGTTAATGTGACttcctgtatatgtgtgtttggatttaTCATTTATGCTTTGATTTTGTTCTTATGTGTGTCCCTTGTTCATAGAATGTCTGTGAAAGTAAATAATTAATGGCTAATACTAGAAgatcatgttgtgtgtgtttcatggttttaaatatattttcgAAGGCTTTTAACTGCAATTTGTCTGCATTTCTCACCTCTGTTAGACAGCAATAGTAGGTGATATATGTTTCCCGTACATGCTTACCATTTCTTCCACTTTCATTCCCTCCCTCTTAGGGTCACCATTTGCGGGGTATCAGaggtctgtttaaaaaaagctcCAAGTCATCCGTGGACACACAAGCAGGGCTCTCACCTCGCAAGGGGTCAGTAAGTGACCACCTTTTACGGCGGACAGCCAGCGCCCCTGCCAAGGGCCGCAAGAAGACCAAGATGGCTGTGCCTGAGTGTTCGTCCGAGTGGAAGGTCAGCTCTGGAGACCCCAAGGCTACTGCAGCTGAAGTGGAGAGACGTGTGGGTCCACGTGCCACCCTCCAGCATCGTCCAGCGTCTATGCCCCTTGAACACCTTCTGCAAGACCAGCTCATCCTCACCTCTCCCATCCAGGAAGGGCCTGATCCTAGGGCTGACACTCTTTCTGGTGCGTTCAGCCTAGTTGAATCAGCCTCACTGTGCACTGAATATCTCACATGAGCTGTGAGGGACCTGAAATCTGAAGTATTAAGAACAAAAAACGGTGTGAATGTTGGggaaaattcattttcagttttcagcttTCACCTTTTACAAATGTAGCCCCTTCTGATTTCTGAGAGCTTTcataatctaatctaatcataatcataatctattaacgaaaaaaaaaataaaacttcaggTAGTAAGGACaactcagggaaaaaaaacaagaaaaaaagaaaacagttcttGGATCTCTAGTTATGAGCATAAAGTCTGTTTTTGCTTCCAGTAGGGCATATGTTTCCctaaaaacactgattctggATAGCTGCTGGTTAGCTTTTGTTACaatgatgaaatatttgttCCATTTGTTCTCCAAGTCATAGCTTCCTCACTAATTAAAATGGTAGTTGTGTATCTGGTCATTGCCTGTGTTGTCATGTAACAAAGGTACCTGGTGAAATGCTGTTCTGCAAATtttggtggtcatacactatTGGTTTCTCTTGTTTCTGGTGTTTACGTTTTTCAACAATATACTGAGTTTTTTTAACCCTCCATATGCTTTGTACAGGCTTACAGGCTTTTCTTCCTCAGCACTTCAGCTCACctttgtcttgttctgtctttaCTGTTATGCTTCTTTTTAATAGAAAACTGACTAGGAAGCCCCTGCAGGTAATGCACAAACCTTACATGGGGGGTTGACTCATCTGAAACATCCCACGATTGCATCATTTCACTGATCTATTTTAAGTTCTagaaaattgaattaaaattcacattttttgaAGTCACAAAGCATTGAATCAGATCATATTCTCCAGAGTGatattttgggggaaaaaacgaACAAAATCAGTGTTTCCTTGGCACCTGCACAGCCTCATTCTCACCCGCCGCCTCAGCCCTACTTGATGCTTCATTCCATTTGTCCTGTGGATCACCCttggttttgctgttttggtATTTCTTGCAATTCTGTGGAACTCACTGatattgttccttttttctgaaatgtctCCCACAGATACACTTCTCCACTTTGACCAGCCTAGATCTGTCTCAGTGGATCTGCTGACCGAAATCCTCACCTTTAATTACCCTCATATTGACAGTCAATCAACCCACCACCAACCAACGAACCAACCAATCCTAGACGGaatgggagagacagagcaggagacatCTAACCTTGCAATTAAGACCACAACATATGATCTCACACATCTGCTTCAAGATGGACTTATCCAACCAGGTGATTTAGCTCCTTCCACAGGACCTGCAGGCCACCAGTCCTTCTTGGATTGTGATGTGAACCTATCATTTGAAAGTGTCCACATTAAAACtgctaaaacaaacaactatAACAGGACTGAAGTAAAACCTGAAGAAGTCCCACTTTTtgcccttttcctctctcctcattttgtGGAGGATCAGCCCACTCAGCAAAATCAAGCCTCCCTGCAAGACAGTACCATTTCCCAACTGATCGATGCAGTCTCACGCAGAACTGAGTATGACACCTGTGGATCCATATCTGCCGTACTGGGTCAGATTGAATTCACTGATGAACAGAACAGTGTAACTTTGGGGTCTGGTTCAAGGCCTTCTCATCTTTCTGTTTCCCCCAGTGCCCTGCATGTATCTACTGTGAACCTTTCCAGCACTCCTCTTCAAGTAGGCCAAAATGAGTGCCCTCCTGgcatggagagaaaaaacaccaacaatCCTCTCAAGGTAACGCAGGACGACAGCTTTCCCTGTAAACTTAAACATTCTGAGACACCTTTCCCTTCCAGCCCAGAGACCACTGAACCAGCCTTTTACACCATATTGGATGAGGAAGTGCTGTCTCTTGTCTCTAGGTTCAGTTTGAGTGATCAGATACTGAGTTCCGAGGAAGAGGCTTCCCCTGAGGGTACTGACAAGAGAAAAACCCTGTTTACCCACAGGTATAAAATACCATCTGGATGAGTTATTGAGGGGGGATGCGTGCTGGGAGCATTACAGAGGTGAGAGTTATGGAGGTCTGCATCAGTTGAAGGACTCTTTGCAGAACTTGAGGTCTGGAGGTTATGGAGGTACCTTTGTCAATAGCATAGCCTCAGACTGCTTTGTACTCTGCCAGGGTGCAGCTGGGAGCAGTCTGTTAGAAATCGAGATCAATGTGGATGAAGATTCCTGTGGACAGTGCCCTCACGGTATACCCTCCAAGCCATGACAAAGAACGTGAAAGCCACCTGAGTTACTGTCCGCTCAAACCAGACATTCCATCTTCATGTGCCCACATATGAACAATCTTCTCCTTACAAACCTACTTTCCTCCAAAGGCAGTCATGCCAGGCCTCTCCTCAGTTTTACACGCGCTatctccacagcacagacccTACCAGCCACCCCCACTGCCAGCATCCACTGAACTTCAGTGCTCTTCATCAGGGCAATTACCCATGCCAGCAGCACCTGGAGGGCCCAACAACAGTAGTGAGACTTTTGTTAGAGCATGTCAGTCAGGCGTTATAATGGACATGTTCTTAGTGGAGGCAGATAGCTGGGGACAGGCATGATCAGACAGGCTGTAAAAGACAGTTTCATAGAGAATGGCAGGTCAGGATTGTGTACCTCAGACCGAGCATCAGTGCTTTTGTAGAGAACTCTTCCCCACCCAACTCAGACCATGACATGGTCTGCAACACTACAGAGTTTGGAGACTGCTTTGGTCCATCACATTCACGCTCCTGTTCCACTTTACAACTTAGTTTACCACCCCTAGGCTGCACAGATTGCAACATTGCCTCTTCAAACATGTCTAAGATTCTCAGCCCCTCCAAGTCCAAGAATTTGGGTGACCTGACATCTGAAGACATCTCCTGCAACTTCCAAAGCAAATACAAAGTCATCAGTCGCAGTATCATACCGTCCTCGCTACACGATGTGAGACAGACGGTCAATCTGACAAACCATCGACAGTCTGCTGACTCCCTGACAGAGCAGCTATGCAAACTTGTGACTCTGGAACAGGACTGCCCTGAGCTCTTCGTACCCAAAGTTCAGCCTGTCACCTCAATGCTTACTCCTAGCCTCTCCAGCTCTTCTGCAACTGCAGCAGGTGACCAGGAGGACCCTCCAACCTTCCTGTCACGGCGACTGTCATCCCACAGCCAGAGCCGTGTGCATCACATTGCCAGCCATGCCCGTGAACGACAACAGGAAGCACTTAAGTTCAAGCCCATGAGTGGCACTTGAGTGATGCTCCGCAACAAGCCATTGTCTTCCCAGAACTCTTCTTCCAACCGACACTCCGCTGGCTCCTATATCTCTTGTTGCCTGGATCGTATGGGACTAGAGTACAGGGGACTGCCTGAAGGGGCCTGTACAACCTTGCGCCATGGCTACAGTGATCAGTTCTACTCTGACACCGTGCTTCCCTCCAGCTCCTGCTCCTTCTCAGAGCCAGAGATCTAATTCTTGCTGAGACTTTGACTTGTGAGGCATTCTCTGTCCAACACCATGAAAGGAGCTCTTGGTCAGTATGAATGCACTTCATAATAACGTAGGAGATGTGTTCCAGGGTATTTCCAGGAACATGTAAATAGTGGTCATGTGATGAGTCTCTTGTCTTTTGTGCTACACTATCTTGAcagcattcctctgtgtgtatgtgctgtttaCCAGTAGATTATGTTCGCCAATAAGTGCTGTCTGACAATAGTTGATAAAACAAAGTCATTTGATTGCGTGTTTTATGATGGCAGTGTTGTCTCAGTCTTATTTTTGTCCCTTTTTCAGTGTAGTATATATAGTTTAACATATCAAATAGGGCCTCACTTTTTTAAATGCGTAGTCTTTTATTGGgtcttcctttctctcagatattactttttttctttggtgtttGTACATACAATTTTGACATGTACTCCCATTTATGGTATTAGGGTTTTAGTTTGAAATAAACTGACTGCTTTTAGAACAACAACAGGATATGCATGTGTCAACATGTTCAGCATGACTATGCACAGATCTGTAGATGTCTCCATAGCTGAAAACTTGCACAGAACTTTCTGCTGAATGTAACATTATCTGAAGAGTTGCTTGCTCTGACTTGCTTGCTTGCTGTGAGTcatgaatttaaagattttaacaCATCATATTTTAAAGGTTTGGGactaaaattttatttttataattgCTTTGATACTGATAGAAAAAAATATCTTGTTGgttatatattttcttttaaaaggacAGTTTCACAGTAACCCACCTAGAGAAGGCATTCTCAGATATGTGTTTTAAAACTAACCAcactccttttttattttctttgttatgAATAGCATCTAGGTAATCTTTGTATGGTTAAACATGAAATGACTGTGAGCATTTTCCTACTGATGCAATAAAATTCTGAAATTTTTGCCATGGAGGAAATAAACAATATAGTGCAGCATTGTCTGGCACGTTTTCATTTTGCCCTCTCTGAATTCTGAATTGTTTCTCAGATCCTATGTTTTTGGTATAACTGTTAAAACTGAAGTAATTCTTGTCCCATATATCTAAACTGTCCTCTGTACTACATCTGTATAGGAGTAGAAAGACACATTGTTTAGAGCAAGCAAAAGCAAGCAAAAGAGTACCAACCCCATCTCAGAAACCACTGATGTTGTCAATAAGCTCTTTCATGGATAAGTAATGTTTTAGGTAGTATTAATCAGATTACAATGATAATATCCAAAATAAGGAAAGAGGGAAGTTGCTGCTGTAGCTATCTACACAGGTATTGCTATTCTCTTCTTCAACCTTTTCCTTACAGTTCCATTAATGCAAGGTTATGACCGGATGAACTTGTTTCATGGAGAGCAATGAAAATATCATAGGACTGTAAGAACTTAAAAGGTTGCACACTGCTCTACAAACATCTGATTTGCATAGCATATGATCCAAATCTAACCTGACAGCTCCAGGGTGGACATGGTCTCAGAAATACTCAGGGTTGAGCTGGGACATGATTTTGGccagcacaaacacatctcagGATCTAATGGGTTAGAAATTGATGTGAAATGAATACCTGCACCTGTGGCAACGGCACAGTTTTATTGCTCCTAATGAAAACATCAGTTCTGGCTGAGcgtacatttgttttaaataacaacaacaaaaaaataacaaagaaaaaaattctttctgCTCCATACGCATGAAGCATAACAGTTAAAGATCAGATGTGCCTTTGCTATTTAAAATTACCCATCATTACCTGAACGCCAACTGAAATCACATTGGGCCTAAAATTACTTTGCTCCCCTCTGCTGGTTCTTTCAACCATGCACTCATCTTTAAGCACCAAACATTTAGTGCCAACTGATTACCAGCTCAGGGGAAGAGCCATTTGCAGATTCTCTATGCTATTGGattcttgtttatttcacaCCCTCCTAGGAACCTGTGATTGTTACAAATACGCATATAAACTtggcactgacacacagtcacagggaCCAGTCAAGCCCATGAGCATGTTTGTGGCCTCTGGCTGTCTGTTG from Chanos chanos chromosome 2, fChaCha1.1, whole genome shotgun sequence includes these protein-coding regions:
- the plch1 gene encoding LOW QUALITY PROTEIN: 1-phosphatidylinositol 4,5-bisphosphate phosphodiesterase eta-1 (The sequence of the model RefSeq protein was modified relative to this genomic sequence to represent the inferred CDS: deleted 3 bases in 2 codons; substituted 2 bases at 2 genomic stop codons), which translates into the protein MAMPQKYRLAYMVERCMSVMQSGTQMVKLKNGSKGLVRLFYLDEHRSCIRWKPSRKSEKAKITIDSLCKVTEGRQSDIFHRHAEGNFDPNCCFTVYHGNHMESLDLVTSSAEEARTWVTGLRYLMAGISDEDSLAKRQRTHDQWMKQTFEDADKNGDGFLNIEEIYQLLHKMNVNLPRRKVKQMFREADTDEQQGTLTFEEFSVFYKMMSLRRDLFLLLMCYSDKRDYLTAEELGNFLQVEQKMVNVTPEYCQDIISKFEVSEENKQKGILGTEGFTNFMRSPACDVCNPMHHDVNQDMDQPLCHYYIASSHNTYLTGDQLLSQSKTDMYAWVLQSGCRCVEVDCWDGSDGEPMVQHGYTLTSKITFKSVIETINKYAFVNNEYPVILSIENHCSIQQQKKIAQHLREILRDKLDVEDVLNKDSKQLPSPNSLKGKILIKGKRLSPYLSADVEEGEVSDDDSADEIEDDFKLKNSISNGTNQHQVESYIRKKLDFLLKESQIGDKEDTDSFSIHALLRATHGGLQKNLRKNSKEGGLKKSQSRSFISNLKHKRHSRYRLKSADTDEDGLQEVSGKEAGGQFNRGAGKRRKTMKLSRDLSDLVVLTNCVACQDGLDEGSLCNVLSFSETRAQQLVHNRAEHFLVFNQHQFSRVYPSAYRIDSSNFNPQTYWNMGCQLVALNYQTEGRMMQLNRAKFMLNGGIGYVLKPPSMCKGSFNPLCDDPLPAYPKKQLVLKIISGQQLPKPPDSMLGDRGEIIDPFVEVEIIGLPVDCCKEQTRVVDDNGFNPVWEETLSFTLHMPEVALVRFLIWDHDPIGRDFVGQRTLAFSSLMPGYRHIYLDGQTEASIFVHITVHEIYGKWSPLVLNPSYTIMHFLGVNKGHHLRGIRGLFKKSSKSSVDTQAGLSPRKGSVSDHLLRRTASAPAKGRKKTKMAVPECSSEWKVSSGDPKATAAEVERRVGPRATLQHRPASMPLEHLLQDQLILTSPIQEGPDPRADTLSDTLLHFDQPRSVSVDLLTEILTFNYPHIDSQSTHHQPTNQPILDGMGETEQETSNLAIKTTTYDLTHLLQDGLIQPGDLAPSTGPAGHQSFLDCDVNLSFESVHIKTAKTNNYNRTEVKPEEVPLFALFLSPHFVEDQPTQQNQASLQDSTISQLIDAVSRRTEYDTCGSISAVLGQIEFTDEQNSVTLGSGSRPSHLSVSPSALHVSTVNLSSTPLQVGQNECPPGMERKNTNNPLKVTQDDSFPCKLKHSETPFPSSPETTEPAFYTILDEEVLSLVSRFSLSDQILSSEEEASPEGIKYHLDELLRGDACWEHYRGESYGGLHQLKDSLQNLRSGGYGGTFVNSIASDCFVLCQGAAGSSLLEIEINVDEDPVDSALTAAQIATLPLQTCKILSPSKSKNLGDLTSEDISCNFQSKYKVISRSIIPSSLHDVRQTVNLTNHRQSADSLTEQLCKLVTLEQDCPELFVPKVQPVTSMLTPSLSSSSATAAGDQEDPPTFLSRRLSSHSQSRVHHIASHARERQQEALKFKPMSGTXVMLRNKPLSSQNSSSNRHSAGSYISCCLDRMGLEYRGLPEGACTTLRHGYSDQFYSDTVLPSSSCSFSEPEIXFLLRL